A region from the Candidatus Aegiribacteria sp. genome encodes:
- a CDS encoding sarcinarray family MAST domain-containing protein, translated as MKLIRKIMLLCVMIYLTCSVNAVENDLVEYEVYYNEQVTTVYDAELKVGEPATIRAVVYLKKNVDVSTALSATGYGYKKVNQPFEVIRGSSEFTETAREFNHSAGETVTFEWTVRPTDEAAGWTIPLNIAFTFYDRDEREGYPIKFTAASILVPDEHYSDPAPTRTTTAPSSTNQPPSQGSPGFGAMGALMGILLAVVYRAGRA; from the coding sequence ATGAAATTAATTAGAAAAATAATGTTGTTATGTGTAATGATTTATTTAACTTGTAGTGTTAATGCCGTCGAAAATGATCTGGTTGAATATGAAGTATATTATAATGAACAAGTGACTACAGTCTATGATGCTGAATTAAAAGTTGGCGAGCCAGCCACAATTAGAGCAGTAGTATACCTGAAAAAGAATGTTGATGTTTCCACAGCCCTTTCAGCTACAGGTTATGGTTATAAAAAGGTAAATCAACCATTTGAAGTGATTAGAGGTTCTAGTGAATTTACTGAGACTGCCAGGGAATTCAATCATAGTGCAGGTGAAACAGTTACTTTCGAATGGACTGTACGGCCAACAGATGAAGCCGCAGGATGGACTATTCCGTTAAATATTGCATTTACGTTCTATGATCGAGATGAGAGGGAAGGCTATCCAATAAAATTCACAGCAGCCAGCATCCTGGTCCCTGATGAGCACTACTCAGACCCCGCCCCCACCCGCACTACCACCGCCCCCTCGTCCACGAACCAGCCGCCATCCCAGGGGTCGCCCGGATTCGGGGCGATGGGTGCGCTGATGGGGATACTGCTGGCTGTCGTATACAGGGCAGGGAGGGCTTAG